In Mytilus edulis chromosome 3, xbMytEdul2.2, whole genome shotgun sequence, the genomic window TATGGTAAAAAATTCACATAAGGGCAAAATTCACATTCAGACTTGGCCAGTTTTGGATTTTCTTTATCCCTTACAAGTTTGCCAGCATTTTTCTTCAATGAAAACACTGTTTCTTCGTACTTGAAACTACTTTCTTCTGGGAGGGCATCAAGATCTACATCAGGATGGTGAACATTAATAACTTTACGTGTTTTGtgattctttctttttcttttcttattttcacCTGGctttaataaacttttttcttctTCCATGTTTTTAGTAATTGTAAATGGGTTGTTGTTTTCATTCTGATTGTATTTATCAGGACCTAATATAATTTCCTTCCCACTGCTCTCTACATTACTTTTGTGATCATCATCTGATAGCAAGTCTGATGAATTATTCAGTACTTTTTCATCAGTCATGTCTGTGGGTTCAAAGTCATCTTTGATTTTagcattttgaacattttttaaaatgttgtttttctttatatcatgTTCAGATAAAACTGAAGTAGACGCATTTGCTTCTTTGTTtgctattctttcattttctgtGGAAGAAACaaaatctgaaaatatatttgtttcagGATCTTTTAATGCAATTATGTGGTCTTTGTTACAagttttttctgttattttgtcttttgttaCTCTCTGGTTTGTACAACACTTGGAGATTTCACAACCTGGTATACTTGAATCGATACCACTTTGTGATGTTTTTTCAATCTGGCAATTTGAATTAATACCAAGATCACTTTCATCATCTTCACAATGAACGagaaataacttttgtttttcgtttgaatCTGAAACCAATGTTGAAAAATCACTTAAAGAATCAATGACATTTCCACTAAGTTGTTGGGTAAAACTGTGTATAATTTGGTTTGCTCGAATAATATCTTCAAACCGACCAGAACAAACATAATCAACTCCAGTGTCTGTATTTTTCGGAGAAATTCTTACTCTTGTTTCCAATTTCAACTTCTCGAACAATACGCATTCTGGGTTACATAGGAAAGTTTTCAATGCGGCAGAATAACTTGTCAAAAGCAAAGTTTCTGTGTGGCCAAAGACTGAACACATTTTGTTGATCAATGGGACAAGTATGCATGGGGAAAGAAACTAACGATATTGTATCAATACAGTTAGTAGGCAAATTACCAAAAACATAACAGA contains:
- the LOC139515267 gene encoding zinc finger protein 12-like, which codes for MCSVFGHTETLLLTSYSAALKTFLCNPECVLFEKLKLETRVRISPKNTDTGVDYVCSGRFEDIIRANQIIHSFTQQLSGNVIDSLSDFSTLVSDSNEKQKLFLVHCEDDESDLGINSNCQIEKTSQSGIDSSIPGCEISKCCTNQRVTKDKITEKTCNKDHIIALKDPETNIFSDFVSSTENERIANKEANASTSVLSEHDIKKNNILKNVQNAKIKDDFEPTDMTDEKVLNNSSDLLSDDDHKSNVESSGKEIILGPDKYNQNENNNPFTITKNMEEEKSLLKPGENKKRKRKNHKTRKVINVHHPDVDLDALPEESSFKYEETVFSLKKNAGKLVRDKENPKLAKSECEFCPYVNFLPYARSKRQLMQHFARNHAKTDPVHKCELCSRSFCTKQHLYNHKRQKHIFKKCETCEKVVLKNYYHMHIKLHQHDQDGNVIRKFECDICKKKLSSKHTLQQHLKRVHSSVEERELFTCETCKKSWLEKKTLDRHMKVKHGNGAVKEHLCDICGKGFETPYDVKKHKQVHDKVPQHVCDVCSKAFKFREGLLIHMRTHSGERNYLCKDCGKTFQQSGALKRHQRTHTGERPFVCSLCKDTFNDTSILRRHMILKHKKEK